In one window of Nakamurella sp. PAMC28650 DNA:
- a CDS encoding ABC transporter ATP-binding protein — MTISASAVPSSSSRPAIRGEGKNVILDLKSLNVNYGNIAAVKDLNMTVYEGEIVTLIGSNGAGKSTTLRTISGLLKPRSGEVVFKGRKINGIPGHDVVKLGICQSPEGRKIFQRMTVSENLDLGAFTRNDTAQIALDRERVLELFPRLRERITQKAGTMSGGEQQMLAVARALLGNPSLLLLDEPSMGLAPVLVDLIFETIETIRAQGTTVLLVEQNALAALEIADYAYVLESGHLNMEGPAEKLLDDDSVAAAYLGG; from the coding sequence ATGACGATCTCCGCGAGTGCTGTCCCGTCCTCGTCCAGCCGCCCGGCCATCAGGGGCGAAGGCAAGAACGTCATTCTCGATCTCAAGTCGCTGAACGTGAACTACGGCAACATCGCCGCAGTCAAAGACCTGAACATGACGGTCTACGAGGGCGAGATCGTCACCTTGATCGGCTCCAACGGCGCCGGCAAGTCCACCACCCTGCGGACCATCTCCGGTCTGCTCAAACCGCGCAGCGGTGAGGTGGTCTTCAAGGGCCGGAAGATCAACGGGATTCCCGGCCACGACGTGGTCAAGCTCGGCATCTGCCAGTCGCCGGAGGGTCGGAAGATCTTCCAGCGCATGACGGTGTCGGAGAATCTCGATCTGGGAGCCTTCACCAGGAACGACACCGCTCAGATCGCCCTGGACCGCGAGCGGGTGCTGGAGCTGTTCCCGCGGCTCCGCGAGCGGATCACCCAGAAGGCGGGCACCATGTCCGGCGGCGAGCAACAGATGCTCGCGGTGGCCAGGGCGTTGCTGGGCAACCCCAGTCTCCTACTCCTGGACGAGCCGTCGATGGGACTTGCGCCGGTGCTCGTGGATCTCATCTTCGAGACGATCGAAACCATCCGGGCCCAGGGGACGACCGTGCTGCTGGTCGAGCAGAATGCCCTCGCCGCACTCGAGATCGCCGACTACGCCTACGTCCTCGAATCGGGTCATCTGAACATGGAGGGCCCGGCCGAGAAACTCCTCGATGACGATTCGGTGGCAGCGGCCTATCTCGGCGGCTGA
- a CDS encoding ATP-binding cassette domain-containing protein → MTDLVRVTDAFVAYPSPAGTVMALRGLDLEVAAGERLLVQGPNGSGKSTLLRLLTGERAATAGSVEVAGTDLTRLSGSARRRWRRSSVGLVDQHARRALLPEWRVVENVALQLRLAGLAAGPAAQKATETLERLGLAHLGDRSITTLSGGEAQRVAICAALAHDPALILADEPTGELDELAARQVYQLLAGAGRSHGAALILVSHDRRASEAVDRAVRIRDGRVAEQWTPGTDQGELQVLDGQGWLRLPAEVLGRPATAGGRGSITLQARALPDGAVQLTPDPTLPSFDGRGSVVDQEAPRITAVTPVAVLPPVAHHPASARPILRMTDVGMVFGTSTVFSHFDLILHPGDHVVLRGPSGSGKSTLLGLSVGLLDPTHGTVRIAATDWSGVDRSGRARLRRDHAAMAPQSTILPDALTVRENLWFVAMLRRRPGDDVLRVAADLGLTGLLEQPVGLLSGGERQRVAVARCLVSGAALVVLDEPTSQQDERSAMMVAAAVRAVTERGGAVLAASHDPVFIASAGAIRDLQPLSPSPFPFRTTGGQPPR, encoded by the coding sequence ATGACCGACCTGGTGCGTGTCACCGACGCCTTCGTGGCCTACCCCTCGCCGGCCGGCACCGTGATGGCGCTCCGCGGCCTCGACCTCGAGGTGGCCGCCGGGGAACGGCTCCTCGTACAGGGGCCGAACGGATCCGGCAAGTCGACCCTGTTGCGGCTGCTGACCGGCGAACGCGCCGCCACTGCCGGGTCCGTCGAAGTGGCCGGCACCGATCTGACCAGGTTGTCGGGATCGGCGCGGCGCCGCTGGCGGCGTTCGAGCGTCGGCCTGGTCGACCAACACGCCCGCCGCGCCCTTCTCCCGGAATGGCGTGTGGTCGAGAACGTCGCGCTGCAGCTGCGACTGGCCGGCCTGGCCGCCGGCCCGGCGGCGCAGAAGGCCACCGAGACGCTGGAACGCCTTGGTCTGGCACATCTGGGCGATCGATCGATCACGACGCTGTCGGGTGGGGAGGCACAGCGGGTCGCGATCTGCGCCGCCCTGGCGCACGACCCGGCACTGATCCTGGCGGACGAACCGACCGGCGAGCTGGACGAACTCGCCGCACGTCAGGTGTACCAGCTGCTGGCCGGGGCCGGCCGATCCCACGGCGCAGCACTCATCCTGGTCAGCCACGATCGCAGAGCATCTGAGGCGGTGGACCGCGCGGTCCGGATTCGGGACGGGCGGGTCGCCGAGCAGTGGACACCGGGGACGGACCAGGGCGAACTGCAGGTGCTGGACGGGCAGGGTTGGCTGCGGCTGCCTGCCGAGGTACTGGGACGACCCGCCACCGCGGGCGGTCGCGGGTCGATCACGCTGCAGGCCAGAGCCCTGCCGGACGGAGCCGTCCAACTCACGCCCGACCCCACGCTGCCCTCGTTCGACGGTCGTGGCAGCGTCGTCGATCAAGAGGCGCCACGGATCACCGCGGTGACACCGGTGGCGGTCCTGCCCCCGGTGGCGCACCATCCTGCTTCGGCCCGCCCGATCCTGCGGATGACCGACGTGGGCATGGTTTTCGGCACCAGCACGGTGTTCTCGCACTTCGATCTGATCCTGCATCCGGGCGACCACGTGGTGCTGCGCGGGCCATCGGGCTCCGGGAAGTCGACCCTGCTCGGCCTGTCCGTCGGTCTGCTCGACCCGACCCACGGCACGGTCCGGATCGCGGCCACCGACTGGAGCGGGGTGGACCGTTCCGGGCGGGCCCGGCTGCGTCGCGACCACGCGGCCATGGCGCCGCAGAGCACGATCCTGCCCGACGCGCTGACCGTGCGGGAGAACCTCTGGTTCGTCGCCATGCTCCGACGCCGACCCGGCGACGACGTGCTCAGGGTGGCAGCGGATCTCGGCCTGACCGGGCTGCTCGAACAGCCGGTCGGGCTGCTCTCCGGCGGCGAGCGTCAGCGGGTGGCCGTGGCCAGATGCCTGGTGTCCGGCGCAGCACTGGTGGTGCTGGACGAGCCGACGTCGCAGCAGGACGAGCGCTCGGCGATGATGGTCGCCGCCGCGGTCCGGGCGGTCACCGAACGGGGAGGCGCGGTGCTCGCCGCCTCTCACGATCCGGTCTTCATCGCGTCGGCCGGGGCGATCAGGGACCTCCAGCCCCTGTCACCGTCGCCGTTCCCGTTCCGGACGACGGGAGGTCAGCCGCCGAGATAG
- a CDS encoding SDR family NAD(P)-dependent oxidoreductase: MSRQASTWIITAASKGFGRALAEAALAAGDDVVAAVRRPESVVDLVHAYSDHFAVETFDASDSAGAPGLVRRTVDRFGHLDVVVDNAGRAIIGAAATDVTEPKRCAGWCS, from the coding sequence ATGAGCAGACAAGCATCGACCTGGATCATCACCGCCGCGTCGAAGGGCTTCGGCCGCGCCCTCGCCGAGGCTGCGCTGGCCGCGGGCGACGATGTCGTGGCCGCCGTCCGTCGACCGGAGTCGGTCGTCGATCTCGTCCACGCGTACTCGGACCATTTCGCCGTGGAGACGTTCGACGCGTCCGACTCCGCAGGTGCCCCGGGGTTGGTGCGACGGACCGTCGATCGCTTCGGGCACCTGGACGTCGTGGTGGACAACGCAGGCCGGGCCATCATCGGCGCCGCGGCCACCGACGTCACGGAGCCGAAGCGGTGCGCCGGTTGGTGTTCCTGA
- the polA gene encoding DNA polymerase I, whose protein sequence is MATAAPATRTTRSKAAPARVATDSRPSLLLLDGHSLAYRAFFALPVEKFSTTTGQPTNAVYGFTSMLINLLRDERPTHVAVAFDLSRQTWRSEEFADYKANRSASPADFKGQVELIKEVLGALRIEVLTAENFEADDVIATLTTRAEAENMTVKICTGDRDALQLVTPSVTVLYPRRGVSDMTRFTPEEVLDKYGLTPAQYPDFAALRGDPSDNLPGIPGVGEKTAAKWVREFGSLAELVDRVDEIPGKTGDALRAGLSGVLQNRRLTELVRDVDLTADPLDLVAQPYDREAVHEIFDNLQFKVLRERLLETFEQADETSTEGFDVAGVRLEAGQVAPWLDRHAAGTVGISLRGTWAPGGGDVSTIAVADAAGVSAVIDVTTLDPADDAAVARWLSDPARPKVGHDLKGPVNALAARGWSVQGITSDTALAAYLALPGQRAFDLGDLVQRYLHRTLDAGPGATDEAEQLTLTFEEPAAVDQQVVDDRAEMIKALAVIDLAAALQVSLEESGQQALLTEIELPVMEVLGRMERCGIAVDVPYLEDLRSTFESEANTAALAAYAVIGHEVNLGSPKQLQVVLFDELNMPKTKKTKTGYTTDADALVALHEQTQHPFMTHLLRHRDVTKLKTTVEGLLKAVGEDGRIHTTYLQTVAATGRLSSTEPNLQNIPVRTDEGRRIRAAFVPATGFDSLITADYSQIEMRIMAHLSEDLALIEAFRSGEDLHTAVAIRAFGITAAEVTPELRRRIKAMSYGLAYGLSAFGLSGQLKISVEEAREQMDAYFARFGGIRDYLRRAVDVARLDGYTQTIYGRRRYLPDLTSDQRQRRELAERAALNAPIQGSAADIIKVAMLNVQRRIDAEGLKSRLLLQVHDELLCEVAPGEQEQLTTLLREEMAGAFPLQVDLDVSVGVGKSWDAAAH, encoded by the coding sequence ATGGCTACTGCTGCGCCCGCGACGAGAACCACCCGGTCCAAGGCTGCGCCCGCTCGTGTGGCGACCGACTCCAGACCCAGCCTGCTGCTGCTCGACGGGCACTCGCTGGCCTACCGGGCGTTCTTCGCCCTCCCGGTGGAGAAATTCTCCACCACCACCGGTCAGCCCACCAACGCGGTCTACGGGTTCACCTCGATGTTGATCAACCTGCTGCGGGACGAGCGGCCGACCCACGTGGCGGTGGCCTTCGACCTGTCGCGTCAGACGTGGCGCAGCGAGGAGTTCGCCGACTACAAGGCGAACCGCTCCGCCTCGCCGGCCGACTTCAAGGGTCAGGTCGAATTGATCAAAGAGGTGCTCGGCGCACTGCGGATCGAGGTGTTGACGGCCGAGAACTTCGAGGCGGACGACGTCATCGCCACCCTGACCACCCGCGCCGAGGCGGAGAACATGACGGTCAAGATCTGCACCGGCGACCGCGACGCCCTCCAACTGGTCACCCCGTCGGTGACGGTGCTCTACCCCCGGCGCGGTGTCTCGGACATGACAAGGTTCACGCCGGAGGAGGTGCTGGACAAGTACGGTCTGACGCCCGCGCAGTACCCGGACTTCGCCGCGCTGCGCGGGGATCCCTCCGATAATCTGCCCGGCATCCCGGGGGTGGGGGAGAAGACGGCCGCGAAGTGGGTGCGCGAGTTCGGTTCGCTCGCCGAACTGGTCGACCGGGTCGACGAGATCCCGGGCAAGACCGGAGATGCGCTGCGCGCCGGTCTGTCGGGCGTCCTGCAGAACCGGCGGCTGACCGAACTGGTCCGGGACGTCGACCTCACCGCCGACCCTCTGGACCTGGTGGCCCAGCCCTACGACCGCGAGGCCGTGCACGAGATCTTCGACAACCTGCAGTTCAAGGTCCTGCGGGAACGCCTGCTGGAGACCTTCGAGCAGGCCGACGAAACCAGCACCGAGGGATTCGACGTCGCCGGAGTGCGTCTCGAGGCCGGTCAGGTGGCGCCGTGGCTGGACAGGCACGCGGCGGGCACGGTCGGGATCTCGCTCCGCGGGACCTGGGCGCCGGGCGGCGGCGACGTCAGCACCATCGCGGTGGCCGATGCTGCAGGGGTCAGCGCCGTCATCGACGTCACGACCCTGGACCCGGCGGACGACGCGGCGGTCGCGCGATGGCTGTCGGACCCGGCCCGGCCGAAGGTCGGTCACGACCTCAAGGGTCCGGTCAACGCCCTCGCCGCCCGGGGCTGGAGCGTGCAGGGCATCACCAGTGACACCGCGCTGGCCGCCTACCTCGCGCTTCCCGGGCAGCGGGCGTTCGATCTCGGCGACCTGGTGCAGAGGTATCTGCATCGCACCCTGGATGCCGGGCCGGGGGCAACGGACGAGGCCGAGCAGCTCACCCTGACCTTCGAGGAGCCGGCGGCCGTCGACCAGCAGGTGGTGGACGACCGCGCCGAGATGATCAAGGCGCTCGCCGTCATCGATCTGGCTGCGGCGCTGCAGGTCTCGCTCGAGGAGAGCGGGCAACAGGCGCTGCTGACCGAGATCGAGCTGCCGGTGATGGAGGTACTCGGCCGGATGGAGCGCTGCGGCATCGCCGTGGACGTGCCGTATCTCGAGGATCTGCGATCCACGTTCGAATCCGAGGCCAACACGGCTGCGCTGGCTGCCTACGCCGTGATCGGGCACGAGGTGAACCTCGGGTCGCCCAAGCAGTTGCAGGTGGTGCTGTTCGACGAGCTGAACATGCCCAAGACGAAGAAGACCAAGACCGGATACACCACCGATGCCGACGCGCTGGTGGCGCTGCACGAGCAGACGCAGCATCCGTTCATGACGCACCTGCTCCGTCATCGTGACGTCACCAAGCTCAAGACCACGGTGGAGGGTCTGCTCAAGGCGGTCGGCGAGGACGGCCGGATCCACACCACCTACCTGCAGACGGTGGCCGCGACCGGACGGCTCTCCTCGACCGAGCCGAACCTCCAGAACATCCCGGTCCGCACCGACGAGGGCCGCCGGATCCGGGCCGCGTTCGTCCCGGCCACCGGTTTCGACAGCCTGATCACCGCCGACTACTCGCAGATCGAGATGCGGATCATGGCCCACCTGTCGGAGGATCTGGCGCTGATCGAGGCGTTCCGGTCGGGCGAGGACCTGCACACCGCGGTGGCGATCAGGGCCTTCGGCATCACGGCCGCGGAGGTCACCCCTGAGCTGCGGCGGCGGATCAAGGCGATGAGTTACGGCCTGGCGTACGGGCTCTCGGCCTTCGGCCTGTCCGGCCAGTTGAAGATCAGCGTCGAGGAGGCCCGTGAGCAGATGGACGCCTACTTCGCCCGTTTCGGCGGCATCCGCGACTACCTGCGCCGCGCGGTCGACGTCGCCAGGCTCGACGGATACACCCAGACGATCTACGGCCGACGCCGCTACCTTCCCGATCTGACCAGCGATCAGCGGCAGCGGCGCGAGCTCGCCGAGAGGGCCGCCCTGAACGCTCCGATCCAGGGCAGTGCGGCGGACATCATCAAGGTCGCCATGCTCAACGTGCAACGCCGCATCGACGCCGAGGGTCTGAAGTCGCGGTTGCTGCTCCAGGTGCACGACGAGCTGCTCTGCGAGGTCGCCCCCGGTGAGCAGGAGCAACTCACCACCCTGCTGCGGGAGGAGATGGCAGGCGCCTTCCCTCTGCAGGTCGACCTGGACGTGTCCGTGGGTGTCGGGAAGAGCTGGGACGCGGCGGCGCACTGA
- a CDS encoding ABC transporter ATP-binding protein, translated as MAGNTLYADRVTIAFGGLVAVNDVSFSIPPRSVVSLIGPNGAGKTTFFNVLTGLYDATEGTVFLNGTDINGVKPHKRAALGMARTFQNIRLFNLMTAEENVMVAMHSHLKAGILGTVLRLPAQRREERAARDMARELLEFVGIGKVEGELARNLSYGDQRRLEVARALALQPKILLLDEPTAGMNPQESAQFNEFVYRVRDAKDLSVLLIEHDMSVIMKVSERITVLDRGSLIAEGTPDEIRNNQQVIEAYLGKTGTREGRRKK; from the coding sequence ATCGCCGGCAACACCCTGTACGCCGACCGCGTCACGATCGCGTTCGGCGGTCTGGTGGCGGTGAACGACGTGTCGTTCTCGATCCCGCCCAGGTCGGTGGTCAGCCTGATCGGGCCGAACGGTGCCGGCAAGACCACCTTCTTCAACGTGCTGACCGGTCTGTACGACGCCACCGAGGGCACCGTCTTCCTCAATGGCACCGACATCAACGGAGTGAAGCCGCACAAGCGGGCCGCCCTGGGGATGGCGCGCACCTTCCAGAACATCCGATTGTTCAACCTGATGACGGCCGAGGAAAACGTCATGGTCGCCATGCATTCCCACCTCAAGGCGGGAATTCTCGGTACCGTGCTGCGACTGCCCGCCCAGCGACGCGAGGAGCGGGCCGCCAGGGACATGGCCAGGGAACTGCTGGAATTCGTCGGGATCGGCAAGGTCGAGGGGGAACTCGCCCGCAACCTCTCCTACGGCGACCAACGTCGGCTCGAGGTCGCGAGAGCGCTGGCGCTGCAACCCAAGATCCTGTTGCTCGACGAGCCGACCGCCGGAATGAACCCGCAGGAAAGTGCCCAGTTCAACGAGTTCGTCTACCGTGTGCGCGATGCGAAGGATCTCTCCGTCCTCCTGATCGAGCACGACATGAGCGTCATCATGAAGGTCAGCGAGCGGATCACCGTGCTCGACCGCGGCAGCCTGATCGCCGAAGGTACGCCGGACGAGATCAGGAACAATCAACAGGTGATCGAGGCCTATCTGGGCAAGACCGGCACCCGCGAGGGGAGAAGGAAGAAATGA
- a CDS encoding branched-chain amino acid ABC transporter permease — MATLVIGGTRRKAKVRLGPILERYIGLAVLALGIVWVIWNLIGDPSRFLGSILVGAQNGMLYALIALGYTMVYGIIELINFAHGDLFMLATIVAANVMVHIFGVSNLTLATLLPLIITLAVAMAFGAFINVSAEFLAYRKLRNAPKLAPLMTAVGLSFIFRGIAQQDWINGSAQKNWDINWGGPIIQGVYLYKLLLVLVVTVPLLLAMTYIVGRTKRGKAMRAVAQDQDGARLMGINVNGTISFTFALGGALAGAAGVLYFLAQTQTYYDTGTQLGLIAFTAAVLGGIGNLLGAVVGGLLIGLIQGINEGGAHGLGQAWSQSVVFLILIVFMVFKPEGIFGRRTTEKV, encoded by the coding sequence ATGGCAACTCTTGTCATCGGCGGAACACGCCGGAAGGCCAAGGTCCGACTCGGACCCATTCTGGAGCGCTACATCGGGCTGGCCGTACTGGCTCTGGGCATCGTGTGGGTGATCTGGAACCTGATCGGGGATCCGTCCAGGTTCCTGGGGTCGATCCTGGTCGGGGCCCAGAACGGAATGCTCTACGCCCTCATCGCGCTCGGCTACACCATGGTCTACGGCATCATCGAGCTGATCAACTTCGCCCACGGTGATCTGTTCATGCTCGCCACCATCGTCGCGGCCAATGTGATGGTGCACATCTTCGGCGTCTCCAACCTGACCCTGGCCACCCTCCTGCCGTTGATCATCACGCTGGCCGTCGCGATGGCCTTCGGCGCTTTCATCAACGTCTCGGCGGAGTTCCTGGCCTACCGGAAGCTGCGCAACGCTCCGAAACTGGCCCCGCTGATGACGGCGGTCGGACTGAGCTTCATCTTTCGCGGCATCGCCCAGCAGGACTGGATCAACGGTTCCGCCCAGAAGAACTGGGACATCAACTGGGGTGGTCCGATCATCCAGGGGGTCTACCTCTACAAGCTCCTGCTGGTCCTGGTGGTGACGGTCCCGTTGCTCCTGGCCATGACGTACATCGTCGGCCGGACGAAGCGCGGCAAGGCCATGCGGGCGGTGGCCCAGGACCAGGACGGCGCCCGTCTGATGGGGATCAACGTCAACGGCACCATCTCGTTCACGTTCGCTCTCGGCGGCGCGCTCGCCGGCGCGGCCGGCGTGCTGTACTTCCTCGCGCAGACCCAGACCTACTACGACACCGGCACCCAACTCGGCCTGATCGCCTTCACCGCTGCAGTGCTGGGAGGAATCGGCAACCTCCTCGGTGCGGTCGTCGGCGGCCTCCTGATCGGTCTGATCCAGGGCATCAACGAGGGTGGCGCCCACGGGCTCGGCCAAGCCTGGTCGCAGTCCGTCGTCTTCCTCATCCTGATCGTCTTCATGGTGTTCAAACCCGAAGGAATCTTCGGTCGCCGCACGACGGAAAAGGTGTAG
- a CDS encoding response regulator transcription factor, translated as MPTIALVDDHLLLVETLQAVLRVRGVQTVCFGPELGAELLPSLIAAYPDLVLLDLDLCGFGDSTVLIRPLTAAGIRVLVVTGLSDRLRIALALEQGAIGYQSKAAGFDALLMATERALAHDEPMDRQDRQSMFQELERKRADKAKTLLPFESLTDREQATLLAVCDGLTVSQIAGAWMVSPATVRSHVQRVLGKLGVGSQVQAVSMAMRSGWLALLTAQPSR; from the coding sequence TTGCCGACCATCGCCCTGGTCGACGATCACCTCCTCCTGGTGGAGACCCTGCAGGCCGTCCTGCGGGTGCGTGGTGTGCAGACCGTCTGCTTCGGGCCCGAGCTGGGGGCGGAACTGCTTCCGTCGCTGATCGCGGCCTACCCCGATCTGGTGCTGCTCGACCTCGACCTCTGCGGTTTCGGTGACAGCACCGTGCTGATCCGGCCGCTGACCGCCGCCGGGATACGCGTGCTGGTGGTCACCGGACTGTCCGATCGGCTACGGATCGCACTCGCTCTCGAGCAGGGTGCCATCGGATACCAGTCCAAGGCCGCGGGATTCGATGCCCTGCTGATGGCGACGGAGCGCGCGCTGGCGCACGACGAACCGATGGATCGGCAGGACCGGCAATCGATGTTCCAGGAGCTCGAGCGGAAGCGAGCCGACAAGGCGAAAACCCTTCTCCCCTTCGAGAGCTTGACGGATCGGGAGCAGGCCACGCTGCTGGCAGTGTGCGACGGACTCACGGTCAGCCAGATCGCCGGGGCCTGGATGGTCTCGCCGGCGACGGTCCGCAGCCACGTCCAACGGGTCCTGGGCAAGCTTGGCGTGGGCTCGCAGGTACAGGCGGTCTCGATGGCGATGCGCAGCGGTTGGCTGGCGCTGCTGACCGCCCAGCCCTCACGCTGA
- a CDS encoding branched-chain amino acid ABC transporter permease, giving the protein MSASTSPGRRARLGHYKWPSGYVIVIVGLFLLYQEILPQLNSTISGSVTSWLPVATVVQCLMWAIMALGLNVVVGYAGLLDLGYVAFWALGGYTAGWLMAAPFNWTWNVHLLTSVPNSNGGTHINFWFVIIIAGVLCAILGLLIGAPTLRLRGDYLALVTLGFGEVITQFFRNSNDIGGFNLAGGDGGISVIDPIGTGPFNYVGVPKGLTNNSTDNIYKILVLGALVGVCLFISLRIREGRLGRAWLAIREDELAASMMGVPLVRAKLSAYAVGAFFGGIGGVANAAGVTGAVSPSGFDFGKSVLVLLMVVLGGMGNVWGVTIGAFLLAWLNGTGLQQIGVQLDSWFGTDLANTLPRYNFVILGVLLVLMMLFRREGLIPEKRTKALMSTPNRTEMEAMGADITEAEVESEVFEHADAAEDAEIAATAGDVTPSLNKES; this is encoded by the coding sequence ATGAGTGCCTCTACTTCTCCGGGTCGCCGCGCCCGACTGGGTCACTACAAGTGGCCCAGCGGCTACGTGATCGTGATCGTCGGCCTGTTCCTGCTCTACCAGGAGATCCTCCCGCAGCTGAACTCGACCATCTCCGGATCGGTGACCAGCTGGCTGCCGGTGGCAACGGTGGTCCAGTGCCTGATGTGGGCGATCATGGCGCTCGGCCTCAACGTGGTGGTGGGTTACGCCGGCCTGCTCGATCTGGGATACGTGGCGTTCTGGGCGCTCGGCGGGTACACCGCCGGCTGGTTGATGGCCGCACCGTTCAACTGGACCTGGAACGTCCACCTGCTCACGTCGGTCCCCAACTCGAACGGGGGGACGCACATCAACTTCTGGTTCGTGATCATCATCGCGGGCGTGCTCTGCGCGATTCTGGGTCTGCTGATCGGTGCTCCCACGCTGCGGCTGCGGGGCGACTACCTGGCGCTGGTGACGCTGGGATTCGGAGAGGTGATCACCCAGTTCTTCCGCAACAGCAACGACATCGGCGGTTTCAACCTGGCCGGTGGTGACGGCGGGATCTCGGTGATCGACCCGATCGGGACCGGACCCTTCAACTACGTCGGCGTGCCCAAGGGATTGACCAACAACTCGACCGACAACATCTACAAGATCCTGGTTCTCGGTGCGCTGGTGGGGGTCTGCCTGTTCATCTCGCTCCGGATCCGGGAGGGTCGGCTCGGACGCGCGTGGCTTGCGATCCGCGAGGACGAGCTCGCCGCCAGCATGATGGGGGTTCCGCTGGTGCGGGCCAAGCTGTCCGCCTATGCCGTCGGTGCATTCTTCGGCGGGATCGGCGGTGTGGCCAACGCCGCGGGTGTCACCGGTGCGGTTTCGCCGTCGGGGTTCGACTTCGGGAAATCGGTACTGGTGCTGCTGATGGTCGTGCTGGGCGGCATGGGCAACGTCTGGGGCGTCACCATCGGGGCCTTCCTGCTGGCCTGGCTCAACGGCACCGGGCTCCAGCAGATCGGTGTGCAGCTGGACTCCTGGTTCGGTACGGATCTGGCGAACACGTTGCCCCGCTACAACTTCGTCATCCTGGGTGTTCTGCTCGTACTGATGATGCTGTTCCGGCGCGAGGGACTGATCCCGGAGAAACGCACCAAGGCGCTCATGTCGACCCCCAACCGGACGGAGATGGAAGCGATGGGGGCCGACATCACCGAGGCCGAGGTGGAATCGGAGGTGTTCGAGCACGCCGACGCTGCGGAGGACGCCGAAATCGCCGCTACCGCAGGTGACGTCACTCCATCCTTGAACAAGGAGTCCTGA
- a CDS encoding PaaI family thioesterase, whose amino-acid sequence MSEQEPDVADQLARMNAVRGELAERMEIELTQVTLDRVTGRMPVAGNRQPYGLLHGGASAVLAETLGSFHAATVVAPEGTAVGLELSCTHHRGARDGFVTGESTAIFVGRTVATFEIVVSNEAGERVCTARLTCVLRRGTA is encoded by the coding sequence ATGAGCGAGCAGGAACCCGACGTCGCCGACCAGCTGGCCCGGATGAACGCCGTCCGCGGCGAGCTGGCCGAGCGGATGGAGATCGAGTTGACCCAGGTCACCCTGGACCGGGTCACCGGCCGCATGCCGGTGGCCGGCAACCGGCAGCCGTACGGCCTCCTGCACGGTGGCGCCAGCGCCGTGCTGGCCGAGACCCTCGGCTCGTTCCACGCCGCGACCGTGGTTGCTCCGGAGGGCACGGCGGTCGGGCTGGAACTCAGCTGCACGCACCACCGTGGGGCGCGCGACGGCTTCGTCACCGGGGAGTCGACGGCGATCTTCGTCGGACGCACGGTGGCCACCTTCGAGATCGTCGTCAGCAACGAGGCGGGCGAACGGGTCTGCACCGCCCGGCTCACCTGCGTGCTGCGGCGCGGGACAGCGTGA